A part of Flavobacteriaceae bacterium GSB9 genomic DNA contains:
- a CDS encoding toxin-antitoxin system YwqK family antitoxin, protein MRNLILYIIFLTSFTSCFPTKEVTDKTTSTDQLNGITKEFYEDGGLKVEWKYKNNQLNGISKEYHKDGTYSEWDYENGELIEGKSYFKSGKLLQEYTFKNGKRDGTAIRYYETGEKETVWEFKNDILISGIAYYPTGEKRTDFKYKDGIPEGISTEYYKNGKKKIEWNYKNGKLSGESIEYFENGNVKRILNY, encoded by the coding sequence ATGAGAAACCTAATTTTATATATAATATTTTTAACGTCGTTTACTTCTTGTTTCCCAACCAAAGAAGTGACTGACAAAACTACTTCTACAGACCAACTGAACGGAATAACAAAAGAATTCTATGAAGATGGCGGATTGAAAGTTGAATGGAAATATAAAAACAATCAACTAAATGGAATTTCAAAAGAATATCACAAAGACGGAACATACTCTGAATGGGATTATGAAAATGGAGAACTAATCGAAGGGAAATCTTATTTTAAAAGCGGAAAACTTCTTCAGGAATATACCTTTAAAAATGGTAAAAGAGACGGAACAGCAATCAGGTATTATGAAACAGGTGAAAAAGAAACGGTATGGGAATTTAAAAATGACATACTAATTAGCGGAATAGCATATTATCCGACTGGTGAAAAGAGAACAGACTTCAAATATAAAGACGGAATTCCAGAAGGAATTTCAACTGAATATTATAAAAACGGGAAAAAGAAAATTGAATGGAATTATAAAAATGGAAAGTTAAGTGGTGAATCCATTGAATATTTCGAAAATGGAAATGTGAAACGAATTCTAAATTATTAA